A genomic window from Algoriphagus sp. Y33 includes:
- a CDS encoding helix-turn-helix domain-containing protein, whose amino-acid sequence MREEEEPDFTVLENKKIGKNFYMFRKLTDTKALEVADYLGIKEATYTKYERGESKITVDMVQKVSEFFKIDPLQLISVQPGNYVEAITGSNNIAIQTNSIYKATDAKQTEVMMKMMETMMQMNEAIRKILEGK is encoded by the coding sequence ATGAGAGAAGAAGAAGAACCAGATTTCACCGTATTGGAGAATAAAAAAATCGGCAAGAATTTCTATATGTTCCGCAAATTGACCGATACCAAAGCCTTAGAGGTAGCTGATTATCTTGGAATTAAAGAAGCTACTTATACCAAATACGAAAGAGGAGAGAGCAAGATTACAGTGGATATGGTTCAAAAGGTTTCTGAATTTTTTAAGATTGATCCACTCCAGTTAATCTCTGTACAACCAGGAAATTATGTTGAGGCGATCACAGGATCAAACAATATTGCAATCCAAACAAACAGTATTTATAAAGCTACCGATGCAAAGCAAACTGAGGTAATGATGAAAATGATGGAGACGATGATGCAGATGAATGAAGCGATCCGAAAGATATTGGAAGGGAAGTGA